The sequence AAGCTTCATCCTCTGTAAGATTAAAAACCCTAGTATCAGGCTTTACTTTGGCGGCTTCAAGTATCTGCTTTGATAAAACATCGCCTATACCGTAAATGTATGTAAGCGCCACATCTATTCTTTTGTTTTTCGGTAAATCTATGCCGGATATACGTGCCAAATTATTGCCTCCTTATCCCTGAGTCTGTTTGTGCTTGGGGTTTTGACAAATCACTTTTACTTTGCCTTTTCTCTTTATTACTTTGCATTTCTCACATATCTTTTTAACCGATGCTCTTACTTTCATTTTTCATTCCACCTCTTATTTTGTCTTCCTGTAAATTATTCTTCCTTTTGTCAGATCATACGGGGAAAGCTGTACTGTAACCTTATCGCCCGGAAGCAGTTTGATAAAATTCATCCTCATTTTTCCTGAAACATGAGCCAGAACTTTATGCCCGCTTTCTATCTGCACCCTGAAAGTAGCATTCGGAAGTGGTTCTACTATCGTGCCTTCCGCTTCTATCAGGTCTTCTTTTGACATATATACTCCTTATTTTTTACGAATGACGGGTTAAAACAAGCTGCCCGTTTTCTGTTATTGCCACAGTGTGTTCAAAATGAGCCGAAATACTTCCATCCAT is a genomic window of Candidatus Goldiibacteriota bacterium HGW-Goldbacteria-1 containing:
- a CDS encoding 50S ribosomal protein L36, encoding MKVRASVKKICEKCKVIKRKGKVKVICQNPKHKQTQG
- a CDS encoding translation initiation factor IF-1, producing MSKEDLIEAEGTIVEPLPNATFRVQIESGHKVLAHVSGKMRMNFIKLLPGDKVTVQLSPYDLTKGRIIYRKTK